Genomic DNA from Urocitellus parryii isolate mUroPar1 chromosome 5, mUroPar1.hap1, whole genome shotgun sequence:
CTCATGGAGAGATCAACTCCCTCCAACAAAAGGAGGTGTGCGTGTGTGAGCTAGTTAGTCCAACCAGCTAGTTACTGAGATACCATTATGTTCATGCACAGGGGATAGAGATAAACTCCACCAATGTAATCCTTGTTCTTCAGGATTTTATGTTTAATCAGGATAGACAGATAATAAATGATGATATAtggggagaaaggaaaatgagggaTATTTGGGATTATATAATTAGTTATAATAACCTATTTTGTAGGGTCAGGGAAATGACATGTTAAACTGAGACCCCAAGTTTATATGTGTGTACAAAACTTTCATCGGAGGGAATAATGTGTGAGAGGCCTTGAGAGGGGAGCAAACATGGCTTATAGGAGGAATTGAGATACTTGTATGgtagaggaggaggtggggacaaGCTGAAGCAGAATAGTGTAATAGGGATTAGCACCTCTGTAAGCCACATTAAGGAGTTTAATATTAAGAgcagttgggctggggttgtggtccagtggtagagcgcttgcttggcatggtgagcaccacataaaaataaacaaagtaaaaaatccactggcaactaaaaaaatatttaaaaaacccagTGAGATGCTATTGAAGATTTGCAGGAGCTCTCAGAAAGTGatcatgcattttaaaaagtttctggctgattttgaactctgGAAGAATAAGATTCTCTCAGTTGTGAGGTCATTGAAGATGGAAGTGCTGGTGGCTGGCATACTTAGCCTGGGCTTAGCCCTTGGGTGATCTTGGTCCGATGGGAACCATGCTATTTGGGAATCAAGAGATGGGTGAGGTCATGTAATGGGAGGTGTCTGTGACCAGATCTCCTGTACCTGTCTAATGGAGGTGGAGATTAATAGTTTGCAGAACTAGGCATCATCTTGAGATTCTGGCCTGGCCACTGGGGCTCTGGTAGGGAGGTGGCAGGGCAAGCAGAGATGCAGGTTTCTTGCTCACCTAGGATTGTTTGCTGAGCCAGCTGCTATTCACAGCTGCTGGTTGTAATTACAGGATTGTAAAGGACTGGGAGGGGTTAGTGCCTAAAACATGCTACCTTTCACTTCATCTCTGGACCTGGCCTCCTAAAGTATCCCTAAGCAACCCttcctttccctgggccctgGAACTCCAGCTCTTTTAGGAGGTTGTGTGTATGGGAGGATTATAGTCATAcctgttgcttttttcttttagaggTGAAGTGCCCAAGTTTCCCTTTGATGAAGAAGGTGGGGGCAGTCTGCCTTATCTGTGTTTGATCCTGTTCTCAGGCCTTTGCACCAGGTTTCTAATAATGGAGATAGCTGGGGTTCTGTCCTCTATCCTCAAAATCCCATTCTAGCCACTTCTGGCCCTGCCCACACCCACTCTCTTGACAGGTTTGGGCTGGCAGCTTCCTGTCTCCTAACAAGGCTGAAGCTCTCAGAGAAGTGTGGGGCAGGGCCTCTTCACTTCCAGAATcaagctttctctttttttggctCTCACCTGGAAGAAAGAGGTGGGGAAGAGATTCTGTCCTTGGAAATACCATGAGAGATTGGATAACACATtgttgaggctggggatgtagctcagtgatagaatgtgtgctcagcatgtacaaggccctgggttcaatcctgaaaATGGTGGGGAGAAGGCATTTGAGTATAAGGTACTGTTGGGTATCACGGGTAATTGGGAAGTATAAGCACATTTAACTTCTGAGAGGGAAGAAGAATATAGGCTAATAGAGTGTAGAGTTATATGTCCCAAAGGAACTTAGAATCCAGTTTTCATTGAGAAGGGGAGAAATGTCATGGAATTGGGGGGCAGGATGTGATTGTCATAAAAGTGCATTCTTCAGAAAAGTGTGTGAATTAGTGTGAGGAGAGATATTGGGAAAGGTATCTTTGAGAAGGTAAGATTTGAGCTTAGCAGAAAACTGAGGCCCTAAGTGGAAGCTGAGGTAGGCCAGGTTGTTATAGCTCAACTGTCTCTTGACTGACTTCTTTTCCTTTGGTGTACCCCTCAGACTGACATCCTACCCACTGCTAGCAGATGAATTCTGAACAATCTTGATCTTTTTGGTATTTTTGCTTACTAGTTTAATAATCTGTGGTTCTACCTGTTTCTTGATGGTGTCCAGACTCTTTTCTGCCCAGAATACTGTCATCCTGATTGGTGCTTTTGCTCATGGGTTGTACTTCTCTGCTTAATTAACTCAGAGGTTTGGTGATGGTGGGACTGCTGCTGAGTATGGGTTCATTTATGGGGGACTGGATAGAGGATTTATCGTGCATATCCTTCAGTTGCCCCCAGAGTGCCCATGCCCTTTTGACCCTCCCCTCTTTTGCTCCAGGTGCTGCTACATGAAGAGGTGGATGATTCTGGCTTTGTCAATCTGTCTCGGCTGGGCCCATCTCTGAGGGACAAAGATCTGGAAATGGAGGAGTTGTTGCTACAAGATGAGACACTACTGGGGACCATGCAGAGTTACATGGATGCCTCTCTTATTTCTCTCATTGAGGATTTTGGGAGCCTTGGAGAGGTGAGCTGGAGTTGGACTTAGCTTTGCTTGGGAGGCTCTACCTGAGATCCTTGGAGTTGTTTTAGGCATGGCTCAGTTCTCCCAGGTTCTTGGCTTCTGCATGCCTAACCTGAGTTCTTAAAGTGTTTTTTGTCTCTAGGTGGGAGTTAAGCTGCAGGCTGCCATGTGAGGGTAGCATATTAGGATGTCCTAGCTAGCTAAGAATATAGTCCAAGGCCTTTCCCTTTATCTGGGCTATTGATCTCTGTTTTTGAGCCCCATTCTAACCTAGCCAAGGGTCCTTTGCTGAGCATCCTACATTTTACCTGAAAGTGGAGAGTGTGTAAAATCCAAGCTTAAGACATAAGTTTAACAGGTCTCTGTTGGCACTAGGGAGGTGGTGGATTGTAAATGAGATTGGAACCTATGCCTCCTGGTATTCACATCCTTCTTGCTGGCAGATTGAGCTACACTGATCCTGGGAGGCTAATTTTCTTTGCATCCAGTCTTTTAAGTGGTCCAGTTATTTCATTAGAGATGTTGGTgagacttttctgtttttttttttttttttttgggagcaGAGCAGGTTATCTCTGGAGGAACAGAATGAAGTGTCACTGCTGACAGCCCTGACAGAGATCTTGGACAATGCAGATTCTGAGAACCTGTCCCCATTTGACAGCATTCCTGACTCTGAGCTGCTTGTATCACCGCGGGAGGGCTCTTCTGTGAGTGAGGGACTAGGGAGAGGGGACATGTGGCTATTGAAAAGGTTATAGCTGCATCTATGGGTCTGCTCAGGTAGCTCTGGAGCACTAACTGATCTCAGATATTTCTCTCCTCTTAGCTGCATAAGCTGCTCAGTCTCTCTCGGACACCCCCAGAACGTGACCTCATCACCCCAATTGACCCATTGGGACCCAGCACAGGCAGTAGTAGAGTAAGTGGGGTAAGCCTGGTCTTGGGTCCTTCAGGAACTTATAGGCGGGTAATATGTGGGACAGGTCTGAAAAGGACTTCACTGAAGAAAACTCCTGCTAAGTCTTATCTTCTCTCCTACAGGTTGAGATGTCTCTTGCAGATCCCTCTTGGGACTTCCCCCCACCTTCTTTCTTGGAGACCTCTTCTCCCAAGCTGCCTAGCTGGAGACCCCCAAGATCAAGACCTCGCTGGGGCCAGTCCCCTCCCCCCCAGCAGCGTAGtgatggagaagaggaggaagaggcagccAGCTTCAGTGGCCAGATGCTTGCTGGGGAGCTTGACAACTCTATGAGTACCATCCTAGACTTCCCCATGTATTTGGCCTGCCCTGAGGAAGAAGATAAGGCAACAGCAGCAGAGGTGGCAGTGCCAGCAACTGGTGATGAAAGCATCTCTTCCTTGAGTGAGTTGGTACGGGCCATGCACCCCTACTGCTTGCCCAACCTCACCCACATGGCATCACTTGAGGATGAGCTTCAGGAACAGCCAGATGATTTGACACTGTCTGAGGGttgtgtggtactggagattgtgGGTCAGGCAGCTACAACTGGTGATGACCTGGAGATTCCAGTTGTAGTGCGGCAGATTCCTACTGGACCCCAGTCTGTGCTCCTGGATGACTCACTAGAGGCCACTCCTGCCTTGCAGCTACTTATGCCCACACTTGAATCAGAACCAGAGACTGCTATACCCAAGATAGCCCCCTGCCCTGAGAAAGAGGGGTTGTCATTGGACTCAGCATCCTTATTGGAGCCGAAGGAGGTTGTGGAGCCACTAGTGTCCAAGGGACTAAAGAACCCACCTGCCAATGCAGTGATGGGTTCCCAGAGAGCTcgaaagagcaggaggaagaagagcaAGGAGCAGCAAGCAGCCTGTGTGGAAGGTTAtgccaggaggctgaggtcatCGTCTCGTGGTCAATCTGTTGTGGCTAAAGAAGTGACCTCTCAGGCAGGCAGCTTGCAGAAACTGCCTCAGGAGGAACTTAAGAGAGAGGGTGGGCTTTTCCAGGGTAGGGGGAAGCCACAGGCTTGGGCTCGGGCCTGGGCAACTGCCTTGGAGAAGCCTAGCTCTGGGAACTTGGAGAGAAGTGCTGGACAAGGTAGTCCCATTGAAGAAAGGTCTCTAGATCTCTACTCCAAGCTGGTTGATACTGTCCAAGCCAACCCTCTTTCACCCCATCTCTCATTGGTTGACTCTCCTCAAGCCAACCCCATGCCATTTGACTCTGTTGAAACTAATACTACTGCAGTTGACCCTGCTGTGACTGACTCTGTACCTCTTGACCTGGCTTCATCGGGTTCAGAGCTGGTTGACCCTCTCCAAGCTGACCCAGTGTTGACTGACCCAGCCCTGGCTGACTCGGCAGCAGTTGACCCTGCAGTAGATGTCCCTATCTCAGATAATTCGTCATCAGTTGAAGCTGTCCTAGCTGACCCTGTGCCAGTTGACTCTGTTCCCAGGGACCTGGCTCCAGTTGATTCTGTGCTGGTTAAGTCCCGACCAACAGACCCCAGGCGTGGTGCAATATCATCAGCCCAGGGAAGTCCAGCTGCTCAGCTCCTCCTGGATTCAGAGTCCTCAGAGCCCCCAAAGACCATCACCCCTGAAGTCAAGGAGGTTGTAGGTCCTCTGAAGGTGGAAAATGGTACTAATGCCACAGCCCAGGAAGCCAGACCACGGCCACTCAGCCTATCTGAATACCGACGACGAAGACAGCAACGGCAAGCAGAGGCAGAAGAGAAGAGTTCCCAGCCTCCAGTTGGGAAGTGGCCCAGCCTCCCAGAGACCCCCACAGGGCTGGCAGATATACCTTGTCTTGTCATCCCACCAGCCCCAGCCAAGAAGACAACTCCACAGAGAAGTCCTGACGCTCCTCCTGAGgcttgctttgggcctgtgggtCCCAGCCCTGCTTCTCCTAGTCCTGAGCCATCTGCAAACAGGCCTATGGTTTTAACTTCCAGTGAACAGGTGGTGCCATCCCAAGAGATGCCACTGCCTGCAAGACCTCCTCCTGTGCAGTCCATGTCTTCTGCTGGGCCCATGCCTCACACAGTGCTCACTTCTTTGCCTTTCCCCCGAGGTGGGCTGGGTATGCCCCCCATGCTGCCTCTTCCTGCAAGTGGACAAAGGGTCCCCAATATTCCCCCACCTCCTTTGCCACCTCCTGGTCTTCCAGGGTCTGTGGGACCAGTGCCACCTGATCCCTATACTCATTATGCCCCTGTGCCACCCTGGCCTTGCTATCCCCCTGTGTCCCCTTCTGGGTATCCTTGCCTGCCTCCCCCACCAACGGTGCCCCTAGTGTCTGGTACTCCTGGCACCTATGCTGTGCCTCCTGCTTGCAATGTGCCTTGGGTACCCCCTCCAGCCCCTGTCTCACCTTACAACTCCAGTTGTACTTATGGGCCCATGGGATGGGGCCCAGGGCTACAACACCCTCCATTCTGGTCTGCTGTACCCCCACCTCCTTTGCCTCCAGCTCCTGTTGGGAGAGCTGTTCTCCAACCTAAGGTGGAGCCCAGTAGCATTCCAGCTGGTCCTCCTGAAAATGTACCTCCTGCACCTATGGCTCCATCCCTCAGTCTTGGGCCAGCTGGCCATGGAGCTCCACAAATAGAGCCCACCAAGGTGGAGGTCAAGCCAGTTCCTGCATCTCCCCATCTGAAACACAAGGTGTCCCTGGTGCAAAGCCCCAGGATCAAGGCTCCACCATGTCTGTCTCCTGAGTGTGTGGCTATTGAGGAGCCTGCATCAGAGAGGCTAAAGCCCGAGACCCAGGAGACCAGGCCTAGGGAAAAGCCCCCCTCTTCTGCTATTAAGGCTGTTCCCTTACCAAGGCAGAGCATTGTCCCCAAGCTGCCTGCTGTCCACCCAGCCCGTCTAAGGAAGCTATCCTTCCTGCCCACCCCACGTACCCAGGGTCCTGAGGATGTGGTACAGGCTTTCATCAGTGAGATTGGTGAGTGGCACACAGTCCAGTTGGTGTGAAAGGGTACAGGGGTTTGCCTGGGAGTATTTATAGAACAGGATAAACCATCTTGATGAGGTAGCTTTGTTGGTATCTTTGGAGGGTTTTCAGAAGCAGAGCTCTGGGTTGGTTTCACTCATTTAAGCTTTGTGCTGTTCCTTGGATCACTTAGTTTAGTGGGCAAGGGGCATGTAAAGGGAGAAGTGAAGTGATTGGGGTCTTCTTGGGACTTGAATTTGTAGGACCTGTCTTTAATTCTTGATTGTGTGCCTCCACAGGAATTGAGGCATCAGACTTGTCCAGTCTGTTGGAGCAGTTTGAAAAATCAGAAGGTGAGGGAACCTGGATAGTTTGgttcttactcttttttattattacctCCTTTGGGTTCAGCCTTGTTGCTTCAATTAGATTGGATGGGAGCAGTAGTCTCAGCTACTACAGCAGCCCCCTAATTGGAATGGGGAGATAATTTTCAACTATGACAGTAATCTTAAGCTAGGGATAATGGTGGTACGCATGGCAAATATTAAAGAGTAGATGGAGGgactagggtgtagctcagtggtagtgttcaCCTGAcatgccctggatttgattcctagcaccacaaaacaaaaaaaggccaGATAGTGAGTTCCAGGTTGGTTAGGATTATTTGGGGATGTAGTTCTAGAGGGAAGTAGCTCTCAAGTTGATCCTTGAAAAACAGGATTTCATAGAATACACATGGTGAATAAAGGCAGGGAGAGGAGGTAAAAGGAAATTTCTGTATGGTAGTGTGTATttatgttttggtaccagggattgaatctataggcactttaccactgagctacattccttttcattttattttttgagacagggttgctaagttgcttagggccttgctaaaattgttgaggctggcctcaaacttgtgatcctcttgtctgaAGCTCCCAAGTCAGTGTgatgataggcatgtgccaccatgcccggctgcaCAGTGTATTTGGAAGGCATGGCTCTAGGTGCCGTGGAGGCTCCTGTTTGCAAGGAGCTTATGGTCTAATTGGGGAGAAGAATATGCAGATATGACTACTGAGTTAGTACCAAATACCTATAATACAaggcaaaatagaaaatacaagtgTGGGACAAGAGTAGGCTATgaactagggatgtagtttagttGGAGAATATGTGTTTTTAACctacacaaggctctgggtttaatccccaccacaacccacacacaaacacacaaagtaGGAATTTTTATGCTGCTAGGAATTTAGGTAGGCAGGTTATGTAGAACCTTCAATGGTAAGCTTATAAATTTGGactatgtattttccttttttttttttttgtattgggggttgaacctaaGAGgcacttaattttttattgagccacatccccagccatttttattttttattttgagacagggtctcacttgctTATAGccttaataagttgctgaggctgtctttgaccttgccatcctcctgtctcagcctcctgagttgctgggattataggtgtgtgccactgtgcctggcgaAATGTGTATTTCTGAGCAGAGAACAGATTAAACACAGTACCTTGGTACCCAGTAGAGGAGACTGAATCTTTGGAGAGAGCCCATCAAGGAGCAGACAAagtagactttttattttttgttttttattttgggtaccaggggtactcggccactgagccatatccccagtcctgttgtatattttatttagaaacagagtctcactgagttgcttagcgcctcgctgttgctgaggttggctttgaacttgagatcctcccatcttagcctcctgagctgctgggatataggtgtgcgccactgctcCCAGCACAAAGTAGACTTTCTTTGGGCCTCAGAGTAAACCCTTCTTTGCCACTCCAGTCTGGAACAGCTGGTTGGGCTTTTTAACTAGTTTGGTTTTTTTGCAGCCAAAAAGGAGTGCCCTCCTCCAGTTCCTGCTGACACCTTGGCTGTAGGAAACTCAGGGTAAGTATGGAGACATGTGAATTAACCCTATAGCTGTTGGTCAGCATTCTGGCCAGTGCTCCAGGACCATTGGCTGGATACCTCTTTTGCAGGGACATTAAATCAGCTCTACCCTCTTCCTTGTTTTTCCACCCCCTGCCCTGTTTTTTGTGACCAGGACTGTCTTGGGTAGTGCTGAGTGGGAGGGTGTGTACTGTCCACCAGCTGATTCAAATTGGGGATTCCAGGTGCTTTTTTAATCATTATCTGGCAAGTTATGCCTTTTGGGATTTCTTTCTTGCATTTAATAGACTTTTTAAGCTTGCTCAGTGCTGGTGAGGGAATAATTTAAAGTTGGGGGAGGTATTAATGACTATGGCTTCCCTGACTCCTTGGAGAAGTCTTCCAGAAATGAGaggcctttttcatttttcatgtacaTGGTATACCATCCTGTTTTGCCAAGTGTGTTCCCCTCTATTGGTTTTAGGTTGGTTTGAGCTGGGTAGGCAAGTATCCTGATTTGAAGATATGGGGATATTCAAGGTCATAGTCAGCCTGCCTCCTGGAATTGGACAGAGCTGAGTTAAAATTCAATGTACCGTTCAATCACTAAAGACCCTTTTTGTGTTGGAAGAGGATGAATGGGGGCAATTTGTGCATCCTGTTCT
This window encodes:
- the Pprc1 gene encoding peroxisome proliferator-activated receptor gamma coactivator-related protein 1 isoform X3 is translated as MAAHRGRRDGVAPSPTGGPGPDPGGGVRGSGWGSRNQAPHGTVGTVSCGEQVLLHEEVDDSGFVNLSRLGPSLRDKDLEMEELLLQDETLLGTMQSYMDASLISLIEDFGSLGESRLSLEEQNEVSLLTALTEILDNADSENLSPFDSIPDSELLVSPREGSSLHKLLSLSRTPPERDLITPIDPLGPSTGSSRVSGVEMSLADPSWDFPPPSFLETSSPKLPSWRPPRSRPRWGQSPPPQQRSDGEEEEEAASFSGQMLAGELDNSMSTILDFPMYLACPEEEDKATAAEVAVPATGDESISSLSELVRAMHPYCLPNLTHMASLEDELQEQPDDLTLSEGCVVLEIVGQAATTGDDLEIPVVVRQIPTGPQSVLLDDSLEATPALQLLMPTLESEPETAIPKIAPCPEKEGLSLDSASLLEPKEVVEPLVSKGLKNPPANAVMGSQRARKSRRKKSKEQQAACVEGYARRLRSSSRGQSVVAKEVTSQAGSLQKLPQEELKREGGLFQGRGKPQAWARAWATALEKPSSGNLERSAGQGSPIEERSLDLYSKLVDTVQANPLSPHLSLVDSPQANPMPFDSVETNTTAVDPAVTDSVPLDLASSGSELVDPLQADPVLTDPALADSAAVDPAVDVPISDNSSSVEAVLADPVPVDSVPRDLAPVDSVLVKSRPTDPRRGAISSAQGSPAAQLLLDSESSEPPKTITPEVKEVVGPLKVENGTNATAQEARPRPLSLSEYRRRRQQRQAEAEEKSSQPPVGKWPSLPETPTGLADIPCLVIPPAPAKKTTPQRSPDAPPEACFGPVGPSPASPSPEPSANRPMVLTSSEQVVPSQEMPLPARPPPVQSMSSAGPMPHTVLTSLPFPRGGLGMPPMLPLPASGQRVPNIPPPPLPPPGLPGSVGPVPPDPYTHYAPVPPWPCYPPVSPSGYPCLPPPPTVPLVSGTPGTYAVPPACNVPWVPPPAPVSPYNSSCTYGPMGWGPGLQHPPFWSAVPPPPLPPAPVGRAVLQPKVEPSSIPAGPPENVPPAPMAPSLSLGPAGHGAPQIEPTKVEVKPVPASPHLKHKVSLVQSPRIKAPPCLSPECVAIEEPASERLKPETQETRPREKPPSSAIKAVPLPRQSIVPKLPAVHPARLRKLSFLPTPRTQGPEDVVQAFISEIGIEASDLSSLLEQFEKSEAKKECPPPVPADTLAVGNSGVDTPQEKRPLDRLQAPELANVAGLTPPATPPHQLWKPLAAVSLLAKAKSPKSTAQEGTLKPEGVTEAKHPAAACLQDGVHGPSPVHVGSGDHDYCVRSRTPPKKMPALVIPEVGSRWNVKRHQDITIKPVLSLGPVAPLFPCITASQEPLDHRTSNEQADPSAPCLAPSALLSPEASPCRNETNTRTPPDPSTKQRSLRCYRKACRSASPPSRGWQGRRGRSSRSVSSGSNRTSEASSSSSSSSSRSRSRSLSPPHKRWRRSSCSSSGRSRRCSSSSSSSSSSSSSSSSSSSSRSRSRSPSPRRRSDRRRRYSSYRSHDHYQRQRVLQKERAIEERRVVFIGKIPGRMTRSELKQRFSVFGEIEECTIHFRVQGDNYGFVTYRYAEEAFAAIESGHKLRQADEQPFDLCFGGRRQFCKRSYSDLDSNREDFDPAPVKSKFDSLDFDTLLKQAQKNLRRC
- the Pprc1 gene encoding peroxisome proliferator-activated receptor gamma coactivator-related protein 1 isoform X7, with the protein product MAAHRGRRDGVAPSPTGGPGPDPGGGVRGSGWGSRNQAPHGTVGTVSCGEQVLLHEEVDDSGFVNLSRLGPSLRDKDLEMEELLLQDETLLGTMQSYMDASLISLIEDFGSLGESRLSLEEQNEVSLLTALTEILDNADSENLSPFDSIPDSELLVSPREGSSLHKLLSLSRTPPERDLITPIDPLGPSTGSSRVSGVEMSLADPSWDFPPPSFLETSSPKLPSWRPPRSRPRWGQSPPPQQRSDGEEEEEAASFSGQMLAGELDNSMSTILDFPMYLACPEEEDKATAAEVAVPATGDESISSLSELVRAMHPYCLPNLTHMASLEDELQEQPDDLTLSEGCVVLEIVGQAATTGDDLEIPVVVRQIPTGPQSVLLDDSLEATPALQLLMPTLESEPETAIPKIAPCPEKEGLSLDSASLLEPKEVVEPLVSKGLKNPPANAVMGSQRARKSRRKKSKEQQAACVEGYARRLRSSSRGQSVVAKEVTSQAGSLQKLPQEELKREGGLFQGRGKPQAWARAWATALEKPSSGNLERSAGQGSPIEERSLDLYSKLVDTVQANPLSPHLSLVDSPQANPMPFDSVETNTTAVDPAVTDSVPLDLASSGSELVDPLQADPVLTDPALADSAAVDPAVDVPISDNSSSVEAVLADPVPVDSVPRDLAPVDSVLVKSRPTDPRRGAISSAQGSPAAQLLLDSESSEPPKTITPEVKEVVGPLKVENGTNATAQEARPRPLSLSEYRRRRQQRQAEAEEKSSQPPVGKWPSLPETPTGLADIPCLVIPPAPAKKTTPQRSPDAPPEACFGPVGPSPASPSPEPSANRPMVLTSSEQVVPSQEMPLPARPPPVQSMSSAGPMPHTVLTSLPFPRGGLGMPPMLPLPASGQRVPNIPPPPLPPPGLPGSVGPVPPDPYTHYAPVPPWPCYPPVSPSGYPCLPPPPTVPLVSGTPGTYAVPPACNVPWVPPPAPVSPYNSSCTYGPMGWGPGLQHPPFWSAVPPPPLPPAPVGRAVLQPKVEPSSIPAGPPENVPPAPMAPSLSLGPAGHGAPQIEPTKVEVKPVPASPHLKHKVSLVQSPRIKAPPCLSPECVAIEEPASERLKPETQETRPREKPPSSAIKAVPLPRQSIVPKLPAVHPARLRKLSFLPTPRTQGPEDVVQAFISEIGIEASDLSSLLEQFEKSEAKKECPPPVPADTLAVGNSGSSCSSSGRSRRCSSSSSSSSSSSSSSSSSSSSRSRSRSPSPRRRSDRRRRYSSYRSHDHYQRQRVLQKERAIEERRVVFIGKIPGRMTRSELKQRFSVFGEIEECTIHFRVQGDNYGFVTYRYAEEAFAAIESGHKLRQADEQPFDLCFGGRRQFCKRSYSDLDSNREDFDPAPVKSKFDSLDFDTLLKQAQKNLRRC
- the Pprc1 gene encoding peroxisome proliferator-activated receptor gamma coactivator-related protein 1 isoform X8 — protein: MAAHRGRRDGVAPSPTGGPGPDPGGGVRGSGWGSRNQAPHGTVGTVSCGEQVLLHEEVDDSGFVNLSRLGPSLRDKDLEMEELLLQDETLLGTMQSYMDASLISLIEDFGSLGESRLSLEEQNEVSLLTALTEILDNADSENLSPFDSIPDSELLVSPREGSSLHKLLSLSRTPPERDLITPIDPLGPSTGSSRVSGVEMSLADPSWDFPPPSFLETSSPKLPSWRPPRSRPRWGQSPPPQQRSDGEEEEEAASFSGQMLAGELDNSMSTILDFPMYLACPEEEDKATAAEVAVPATGDESISSLSELVRAMHPYCLPNLTHMASLEDELQEQPDDLTLSEGCVVLEIVGQAATTGDDLEIPVVVRQIPTGPQSVLLDDSLEATPALQLLMPTLESEPETAIPKIAPCPEKEGLSLDSASLLEPKEVVEPLVSKGLKNPPANAVMGSQRARKSRRKKSKEQQAACVEGYARRLRSSSRGQSVVAKEVTSQAGSLQKLPQEELKREGGLFQGRGKPQAWARAWATALEKPSSGNLERSAGQGSPIEERSLDLYSKLVDTVQANPLSPHLSLVDSPQANPMPFDSVETNTTAVDPAVTDSVPLDLASSGSELVDPLQADPVLTDPALADSAAVDPAVDVPISDNSSSVEAVLADPVPVDSVPRDLAPVDSVLVKSRPTDPRRGAISSAQGSPAAQLLLDSESSEPPKTITPEVKEVVGPLKVENGTNATAQEARPRPLSLSEYRRRRQQRQAEAEEKSSQPPVGKWPSLPETPTGLADIPCLVIPPAPAKKTTPQRSPDAPPEACFGPVGPSPASPSPEPSANRPMVLTSSEQVVPSQEMPLPARPPPVQSMSSAGPMPHTVLTSLPFPRGGLGMPPMLPLPASGQRVPNIPPPPLPPPGLPGSVGPVPPDPYTHYAPVPPWPCYPPVSPSGYPCLPPPPTVPLVSGTPGTYAVPPACNVPWVPPPAPVSPYNSSCTYGPMGWGPGLQHPPFWSAVPPPPLPPAPVGRAVLQPKVEPSSIPAGPPENVPPAPMAPSLSLGPAGHGAPQIEPTKVEVKPVPASPHLKHKVSLVQSPRIKAPPCLSPECVAIEEPASERLKPETQETRPREKPPSSAIKAVPLPRQSIVPKLPAVHPARLRKLSFLPTPRTQGPEDVVQAFISEIGIEASDLSSLLEQFEKSEAKKECPPPVPADTLAVGNSGSSCSSSGRSRRCSSSSSSSSSSSSSSSSSSSSRSRSRSPSPRRRSDRRRRYSSYRSHDHYQRQRVLQKERAIEERRVVFIGKIPGRMTRSELKQRFSVFGEIEECTIHFRVQGDNYGFVTYRYAEEAFAAIESGHKLRQADEQPFDLCFGGRRQFCKRSYSDLDSNREDFDPAPVKSKFDSLDFDTLLKQAQKNLRR